The Brassica napus cultivar Da-Ae chromosome C7, Da-Ae, whole genome shotgun sequence genome has a segment encoding these proteins:
- the LOC125589566 gene encoding 3-ketoacyl-CoA synthase 20-like — translation MTDNQDQPHRPVPVHVTNADQNPNNLPNFLLSVRLKYVKLGYHYLISNALYILLLPLLAATIANLSSFSLNDLTILYNHLRFHFLSATLATALLIALSTAYFTTRPRRVFLLDFSCYKPDPSLICTRETFMDRSQRVGIFTEDNLAFQQKILERSGLGQKTYFPEALLRVPPNPCMEEARKEAETVMFGAIDAVLEKTGIKPKDIGILVVNCSLFNPTPSLSAMIVNKYKLRGNILSYNLGGMGCSAGLISIDLAKQLLQVQPNSYALVVSTENITQNWYLGNDRSMLLSNCIFRMGGAAVLLSNRSSDRRRSKYQLIHTVRTHKGADDNAFGCVYQREDNNAEETGKVGVSLSKNLMAIAGEALKTNITTLGPLVLPMSEQLLFFATLVARKVFKVKKIKPYIPDFKLAFEHFCIHAGGRAVLDEIEKNLDLSEWHMEPSRMTLNRFGNTSSSSLWYELAYSEAKGRIKRGDRTWQIAFGSGFKCNSAVWKALRTIDPVEKSNPWSDEIHEFPVAVPRITPVTSS, via the exons ATGACCGATAACCAAGACCAACCTCACCGTCCTGTCCCGGTCCATGTCACAAACGCCGACCAAAACCCAAACAACCTCCCGAACTTTCTCTTATCCGTTCGTCTCAAATACGTCAAACTCGGTTACCATTACCTAATCTCCAACGCTCTCTACATCCTCCTCCTCCCTCTCCTCGCCGCCACAATCGCCAACCTCTCCTCTTTCTCCCTCAACGACCTAACTATCCTCTACAACCACCTCCGTTTCCATTTCCTCTCCGCCACCCTCGCCACTGCACTTTTAATCGCTCTCTCTACAGCTTATTTCACCACTCGTCCTCGCCGTGTCTTCCTCCTCGACTTCTCATGTTACAAACCAGACCCTTCTCTGATCTGCACTCGAGAAACATTCATGGACCGTTCTCAACGTGTAGGTATCTTCACGGAAGATAATCTCGCTTTCCAACAAAAGATCCTAGAGAGATCCGGTCTTGGTCAGAAAACGTACTTCCCCGAAGCTCTTCTTCGTGTTCCTCCAAATCCTTGCATGGAGGAAGCAAGAAAAGAAGCCGAGACGGTTATGTTCGGAGCTATCGACGCTGTTCTTGAGAAAACCGGTATTAAACCGAAGGATATTGGGATTCTTGTGGTGAATTGTAGTTTGTTTAATCCGACTCCGTCACTTTCTGCGATGATCGTGAATAAGTATAAGCTTAGAGGGAATATTTTGAGCTATAATCTCGGTGGAATGGGTTGTAGTGCTGGTCTTATCTCCATCGATCTCGCTAAACAGCTTCTTCAG GTCCAACCAAACTCATACGCACTAGTGGTGAGCACAGAGAACATAACTCAAAACTGGTACTTAGGCAATGACCGATCAATGCTTTTATCTAATTGCATCTTCCGTATGGGTGGAGCCGCCGTACTTCTCTCAAACCGTTCGTCCGATCGCAGGCGCTCAAAATATCAGCTCATCCATACCGTCCGTACACACAAAGGAGCTGACGACAACGCATTTGGCTGCGTTTACCAACGAGAAGACAACAACGCAGAAGAAACCGGCAAAGTCGGAGTCTCTCTTTCTAAAAACCTAATGGCAATAGCTGGAGAAGCACTCAAGACAAACATCACAACTCTCGGACCACTCGTCCTACCCATGTCCGAACAGCTTCTCTTTTTCGCAACCCTTGTGGCACGCAAAGTCTTCAAAGTCAAGAAGATAAAGCCTTACATTCCCGACTTCAAGCTAGCGTTCGAGCATTTCTGCATTCATGCTGGAGGTAGAGCCGTGCTTGACGAGATAGAGAAGAATTTGGATTTGTCCGAGTGGCATATGGAGCCATCGAGGATGACGTTGAACCGGTTTGGTAATACTTCGAGTAGCTCGCTTTGGTATGAACTTGCGTATAGTGAAGCTAAAGGGAGGATTAAGAGAGGAGACAGGACTTGGCAGATTGCTTTTGGATCGGGCTTTAAGTGTAACAGTGCGGTCTGGAAAGCTTTGAGAACAATTGATCCGGTTGAGAAGTCCAACCCATGGAGTGATGAGATTCATGAGTTTCCTGTTGCAGTTCCTAGGATCACTCCCGTTACATCGTCGTAg
- the LOC106410304 gene encoding vegetative cell wall protein gp1, producing the protein MSQSCVMSLVSANVMRSFFLCSSKSKPCSTRLIAASKSVKRVRRFMSLTYSLPRFDFVGQTGPPEIQFPGGTPLEEELPSRPSRGPEWAPLEVPELPNIPEINPSETPPEVTTVPSDPPPVGPPLSPGPEFPVPPLPSPPMPDTPNPPAPERPPDVVPPNWEPPRPPDIVPPEIPPPGIDPPPPMGPTII; encoded by the coding sequence ATGTCGCAGAGTTGCGTTATGTCTTTGGTGTCTGCTAATGTTATGAGGTCTTTCTTCTTGTGCTCATCCAAGTCTAAACCATGTTCCACACGGCTAATCGCAGCATCGAAATCGGTTAAACGGGTCAGAAGGTTCATGTCCTTAACCTACTCCCTTCCCCGGTTTGATTTCGTTGGCCAAACCGGTCCACCTGaaattcaatttcctggtggaACTCCCTTGGAGGAAGAGTTACCTTCACGGCCGAGTAGAGGACCAGAGTGGGCCCCGTTAGAAGTCCCAGAACTTCCTAATATACCGGAGATAAACCCGTCGGAAACTCCTCCAGAAGTCACGACAGTTCCTAGCGATCCACCACCGGTTGGACCGCCGCTAAGTCCTGGCCCTGAGTTTCCGGTCCCACCGCTTCCGTCTCCACCGATGCCAGATACGCCAAATCCTCCAGCTCCGGAAAGACCTCCTGATGTGGTGCCTCCAAACTGGGAACCGCCTCGTCCACCGGATATAGTCCCACCAGAGATTCCACCGCCAGGAATAGACCCTCCACCGCCTATGGGCCCC